A section of the Jaculus jaculus isolate mJacJac1 chromosome 6, mJacJac1.mat.Y.cur, whole genome shotgun sequence genome encodes:
- the Drd1 gene encoding D(1A) dopamine receptor, giving the protein MALNTSTMDGAGLVVERDFSFRMLTACFLSLLILTTLLGNTLVCAAVIRFRHLRSKVTNFFVISLAVSDLLVAVLVMPWKAVAEIAGFWPFGSFCNIWVAFDIMCSTASILNLCVISVDRYWAISSPFQYERKMTPKTAFILISIAWTLSVLISFIPVQLSWHKAKPTELFDGNVTFLEETEDNCDTRLSRTYAISSSLISFYIPVAIMIVTYTSIYRIAQKQIRRISALERAAVHAKNCQGNGNPVECSQSESSFKMSFKRETKVLKTLSVIMGVFVCCWLPFFISNCMVPFCGPEETQQFCIDSITFDVFVWFGWANSSLNPIIYAFNADFQKAFSTLLGCYRLCPTANNAIETVSINNNGAVVFSSHHEPRGSISKDSNLVYLIPHAVGSEDMKKEEAGGVAKPPEKLSPALSVILDYDTDVSLEKIQPITYNGQHPT; this is encoded by the coding sequence ATGGCCCTGAACACTTCCACCATGGATGGGGCTGGGTTGGTGGTGGAGAGGGACTTCTCCTTCCGGATGCTCACGGCCTGCTTCCTGTCGCTGCTCATTCTGACCACTCTCCTGGGGAACACTCTGGTCTGTGCTGCTGTCATCAGGTTCCGACACCTGCGGTCCAAGGTGACCAACTTCTTTGTCATCTCCTTAGCTGTGTCAGATCTTTTGGTAGCTGTCTTGGTCATGCCCTGGAAAGCTGTGGCAGAAATTGCTGGCTTCTGGCCCTTTGGGTCTTTCTGTAACATCTGGGTCGCCTTTGACATCATGTGCTCCACCGCGTCCATCCTCAACCTCTGTGTGATCAGCGTGGACAGGTATTGGGCAATCTCCAGCCCTTTCCAGTATGAGAGGAAGATGACCCCCAAGACAGCCTTCATTCTGATCAGCATAGCGTGGACATTGTCTGTTCTCATCTCCTTCATCCCCGTACAGCTCAGCTGGCATAAGGCAAAACCCACAGAGCTCTTTGATGGCAATGTCACTTTCCTGGAAGAGACGGAGGACAACTGTGACACCAGGTTGAGCAGGACATATGCCATTTCATCCTCTCTCATCAGTTTTTACATCCCGGTGGCCATCATGATCGTCACCTACACCAGTATCTACAGGATCGCCCAGAAACAGATCCGGCGCATCTCAGCCTTGGAGAGGGCAGCCGTCCACGCCAAGAATTGCCAGGGCAATGGAAACCCCGTGGAATGCTCTCAGTCAGAGAGTTCCTTCAAGATGTCCTTCAAAAGAGAAACGAAAGTGCTGAAGACTCTGTCGGTGATCATGGGGGTGTTCGTGTGCTGCTGGCTCCCGTTCTTCATCTCAAACTGCATGGTACCTTTCTGTGGGCCCGAGGAGACCCAGCAGTTCTGCATTGATTCCATAACCTTTGATGTGTTTGTGTGGTTTGGCTGGGCGAATTCCTCCTTAAACCCCATCATTTATGCTTTCAATGCTGATTTTCAGAAGGCATTTTCAACCCTCTTAGGGTGCTACAGACTTTGCCCTACTGCTAATAATGCCATAGAGACCGTCAGCATCAACAACAACGGGGCTGTGGTATTTTCCAGCCACCATGAGCCACGGGGCTCCATCTCCAAGGACAGCAATTTGGTTTACCTGATCCCTCATGCTGTGGGCTCAGAGGATATGAAAAAGGAGGAGGCAGGTGGAGTAGCCAAACCACCGGAGAAGCTGTCCCCTGCCCTGTCGGTCATCTTGGACTATGACACTGATGTCTCTCTGGAGAAGATACAGCCCATCACATACAACGGGCAGCACCCAACTTGA